A single Rhopalosiphum padi isolate XX-2018 chromosome 4, ASM2088224v1, whole genome shotgun sequence DNA region contains:
- the LOC132931021 gene encoding myosin-J heavy chain, translated as MGAIWSRPADLPALTAPDLVDESFENTAIDAKDPDEFDRYLASIRERRHDALSSIKAEMNRLREYKEELEMVRKEKEGLEQQVKALKQVANISNDMLKIREAQVTDLKKRLQEMESHADECLADLRVEYQKQIDNIRNLRRLYEERAEAAAMGHEREINKERAKNSLLEAKLAEELNSKQGMNDFIAKLETDVQGKQIEYEQMKAKYMTTSADRMSLASQMALVNNLFSTLLSGDEGPDFDRFARMLEENRELISDLTFNGDINETASVLMDIAGDTLERSEEVECTSNREKIASNLPKVWRILVELLGHYDNKTANEVQPDDSNESRVASVSRTFLKLKDLILEKNSLVKDIGRLKTLNDHLESRLGHQQQRLSTVSAELSKAWNAVAKLNAQHRKLHTHEKILRYELQHKRTVLTELKQELEYCREKWDEARLKNTQSQEDWQSLREEFARRKCSTSVESGFEDDESRVAIADSGACSDDESWLKTLSLDTSETETVDEPQSETEATGIKRLEKQSRSLLNQMVRTSRTSDSISERLEELQRQYGRSGRRTTSENEDSSEILVEIPGTSTSTPIMLQSNENNTLQTDEIVVRTEKEERLQQDTAVLRPEEEERLQRRAARLKRLEEQCLGLFRQVSETNARSDMISDRLDEVHARQVARSIDRQATSNTTVHPDETSENL; from the exons ATGGGCGCAATATGGAGTCGTCCGGCAGATTTGCCAGCTTTAACAGCACcg gacTTAGTTGACGAATCTTTTGAAAATACTGCTATTGATGCCAAAGACCCAGATGAGTTCGACAGATATTTGGCGAGTATACGCGAACGGCGGCATGACGCTCTTTCGTCGATTAAAGCTGAGATGAATCGATTGAGGGAGTATAAAGAAGAACTGGAAATGGTGAGAAAAGAAAAAGAAGGATTAGAACAACAGGTCAAAGCTCTGAAGCAAGTAGCAAACATCAGCAATGATATGTTGAAAATCAGAGAAGCACAG GTAACTGACTTGAAAAAACGATTACAAGAAATGGAATCACACGCGGATGAATGTTTGGCTGATTTGCGAGTGGAGTACCAGAAGCAAATCGACAATATCAGAAATTTACGTCGACTATACGAAGAAAGGGCAGAAGCAGCAGCTATGGGTCATGAAAGAGAAATTAATAAAGAGAGAGCTAAAAATTCTTTGTTAGAAGCAAAATTGGCAGAAGAACTAAACAGTAAGCAGGGTATGAATGACTTTATAGCAAAACTTGAAACAGATGTTCAAGGTAAGCAAATTGAATATGAACAAATGAAAGCAAAATACATGACTACATCAGCAGATAGAATGAGTCTTGCATCACAAATGGCTTTAGTTAATAATCTATTCTCTACCTTATTATCTGGTGACGAGGGACCCGACTTTGATAGATTTGCTCGGATGCTGGAGGAAAATAGAGAATTGATATCTGATTTGACATTCAACGGGGACATTAATGAAACGGCCTCTGTGTTGATGGATATTGCTGGTGATACATTGGAGCGTTCCGAAGAAGTAGAATGTACGTCAAATAGGGAAAAAATTGCTTCAAATCTACCAAAAGTTTGGAGAATACTCGTTGAATTGTTGGGTCATTATGACAATAAAACGGCGAATGAGGTTCAGCCAGACGACTCAAATGAATCAAGGGTGGCTTCTGTGAGTAGAACATTTTTGAAGCTTAAAGATCTTATCCTTGAAAAAAATTCTCTGGTGAAAGATATCGGTAGACTAAAGACTCTTAACGACCATCTGGAATCAAGACTTGGTCATCAGCAACAAAGACTTTCAACTGTGTCCGCCGAACTGTCGAAGGCGTGGAATGCTGTAGCCAAGCTTAATGCTCAACATAGAAAACTTCATACTCATGAGAAGATTCTAAGGTACGAATTGCAACATAAAAGAACTGTATTAACTGAACTTAAACAGGAGCTAGAATATTGTCGAGAGAAATGGGATGAAGCCCGATTGAAGAATACTCAATCTCAAGAAGATTGGCAGTCGTTACGAGAAGAATTCGCTCGAAGAAAATGTAGTACATCAGTAGAAAGTGGGTTCGAAGATGACGAGAGCCGGGTAGCCATTGCTGACAGTGGAGCTTGTAGTGATGATGAGAGTTGGTTAAAAACGCTATCTTTAGATACCTCAGAAACAGAAACAGTAGACGAACCCCAGTCAGAAACTGAAGCAACTGGGATTAAAAGATTAGAGAAACAGAGTAGATCGTTGCTCAATCAAATGGTACGTACTTCTCGAACCAGTGACTCCATAAGTGAGCGGCTTGAAGAATTACAAAGACAATACGGAAGATCCGGACGACGGACCACATCGGAGAATGAAGATTCTTCGGAAATTTTAGTTGAAATACCAGGAACTAGTACTTCAACACCAATAATGTTACAATCAAATGAAAACAATACATTACAAACTGATGAAATAGTTGTAAGAACTGAAAAGGAAGAAAGACTGCAACAAGATACAGCTGTATTACGGCCCGAAGAGGAGGAAAGACTGCAACGAAGGGCAGCTAGATTAAAAAGATTGGAAGAACAATGTTTGGGGTTATTCAGACAA gTAAGTGAGACTAATGCGAGGAGTGATATGATATCTGATCGACTGGATGAGGTACATGCTAGACAGGTTGCTAGATCTATTGATCGGCAGGCAACATCAAATACTACTGTTCACCCCGACGAGACATCTGAAAATTtatga